One Egibacteraceae bacterium genomic window carries:
- a CDS encoding PIN domain-containing protein — protein sequence MILDAGVFVSVDRDEERARVFLTAAERAGEPLHTSEAVVAQVWRDGARQARLAAVLKAIEVHALDDGRAVGAMLARSDGSDVVDAHVVFLGAALSQRVLTADPGDLQIIAGAMGRTQPDILVWG from the coding sequence TTGATCCTCGACGCCGGCGTGTTCGTCTCCGTCGACCGTGACGAGGAACGTGCCCGCGTGTTCCTCACGGCAGCCGAACGGGCCGGGGAGCCTTTGCACACCTCCGAGGCCGTGGTGGCGCAGGTGTGGCGTGACGGGGCTCGACAGGCCCGACTGGCCGCAGTCCTCAAGGCCATCGAGGTGCATGCCCTGGACGACGGCCGCGCCGTGGGCGCCATGCTCGCAAGGAGTGACGGCAGTGATGTGGTGGACGCGCACGTTGTCTTCCTCGGAGCCGCGCTGAGCCAACGTGTGCTCACCGCTGACCCAGGCGATCTCCAGATCATCGCCGGCGCCATGGGTCGTACCCAGCCGGACATCCTCGTCTGGGGCTAA